DNA from Coffea arabica cultivar ET-39 chromosome 10c, Coffea Arabica ET-39 HiFi, whole genome shotgun sequence:
AGAGTCAGATGAGATTCGTCGCAAAAAGCGTTTGAAATACCTTGCATATTTTGTTGCCTTCGTTGTGTTCCAAACTGGCGTCATAGTGCTGTTTTCTCTAACCGTCATGAAGATAAAAACTCCCAAATTTGGGGTAAGATCAATAACTTTCGATCACTTTGAAGTTCGTACAGCTCCGAATCCTTCGTTTAATTTTATTGCAAGTGTCGAGGTTGGTGTGAAAAACAAGAATTTTGGAACGTACAAGTTCCAAGAGAGCAAGATGTATTTCTCCTATGATGGCATGCCAATTGGGGAGGCCTTTGTTCCTGATGGTAAAGCTGGATGGCTGTCAACCAAGAAGCTAAAAAATCTAGCCACAGTACTCTTATCAAACAATTTGCCTACCAATTCGCAACTCGGAAATGATCTCAACTCTGGAGTCTTGAAGTTGAATGCTCAATCCCAATTGAGCGGAAAGGTGACTCTAACGTTCATgttcaagaagaagaaatccACAAACCTAAATTGCAACATTACTATCGGTTTGGCTGACAAAGCTGTTCGAGAAATTGACTGCAATTGATATTGTAATGTACATGGATGATTTACCATAGTCTATTTTTACGTGGGTatttattgcttttttttttttcctttgaggttcttgattaattttacatttttcagGTTTAATATTACCTTTGGTAGGTAACTAAGGCCGCTACATTTGTATTATGATAGTCACCAAATTCATGTTACATTTAT
Protein-coding regions in this window:
- the LOC113714161 gene encoding late embryogenesis abundant protein At1g64065-like; translated protein: MAERRNDPQVYPLSQSYNYSTDFNVKRDEESAFRKQDEIHRNYNASLNVTRDEGSDSIESDEIRRKKRLKYLAYFVAFVVFQTGVIVLFSLTVMKIKTPKFGVRSITFDHFEVRTAPNPSFNFIASVEVGVKNKNFGTYKFQESKMYFSYDGMPIGEAFVPDGKAGWLSTKKLKNLATVLLSNNLPTNSQLGNDLNSGVLKLNAQSQLSGKVTLTFMFKKKKSTNLNCNITIGLADKAVREIDCN